Below is a window of Ilyobacter polytropus DSM 2926 DNA.
GCTCTGTACATAATTTTGTGGAATTCACAGTCTAACTCATAAAATTCTTCTGTCGTGAAATCTGATTTTAAAAGCAATTCCTGCAATTTCAAATTATAATCTAGCTCTGCAATTAATTTTTCATTTAAATTTTTCATTGTATCTTTTACAATCATAGTTTCTATAGCCATTCTCATGTAGATACTTTGATTGATAATATCAAGGTCAAGCAATGCCACATAATTAGATTTGAACGGTATACTTTCTATCAAGCCTGACATTTTTAGTTTTTGGAGTATATCTCTACAAGGTGTTCTTGATATTTTATATTTATTTGATATTTCATGTTCCGTTATAACCTGTCCAGGTTTGTATTCTAAATTTAAGATCTCTTTTTCTAATTCTCTGTATATTTTTTC
It encodes the following:
- a CDS encoding GntR family transcriptional regulator; the encoded protein is MSNKTNTEKIYRELEKEILNLEYKPGQVITEHEISNKYKISRTPCRDILQKLKMSGLIESIPFKSNYVALLDLDIINQSIYMRMAIETMIVKDTMKNLNEKLIAELDYNLKLQELLLKSDFTTEEFYELDCEFHKIMYRATGNLFIWEQIQKAQVHYHRFRMLDIVAVKNFEAIFQDHKKLLETIKFRKFEELEKIIDTHIYSGIRRLKDKINTEFSDYFIKKTNNTNIKEEK